One Edaphobacter flagellatus genomic region harbors:
- the msrA gene encoding peptide-methionine (S)-S-oxide reductase MsrA yields MAIERATFGAGCFWGVEVRFNEVTGVIDTTVGYEGGKLEHPTYKDVCTDRTGHAEVVQVTFDNSRLSYDALLDAFFALHDPTQVNRQGPDWGTQYRSVIFTHNDEQFRAAKIKIAELNASGMYRDPIATQVEPALAFWKAEEYHQRYLEKRGMVSCHI; encoded by the coding sequence GTGGCAATCGAAAGAGCAACATTTGGAGCAGGGTGCTTTTGGGGTGTGGAAGTTAGATTCAACGAGGTGACAGGAGTCATCGACACAACAGTAGGATACGAGGGTGGGAAACTCGAACATCCGACTTATAAAGACGTCTGTACCGACCGCACGGGCCACGCTGAGGTCGTACAGGTAACCTTCGACAACTCTAGACTTAGCTACGATGCGCTGTTGGATGCGTTCTTCGCGCTGCATGATCCTACCCAGGTCAATCGACAGGGGCCGGATTGGGGAACGCAGTATCGCAGCGTCATCTTCACGCACAACGATGAACAGTTTCGTGCAGCGAAGATCAAGATCGCAGAGCTGAATGCCTCAGGTATGTATCGCGATCCTATCGCCACGCAGGTCGAACCTGCGCTGGCTTTCTGGAAGGCGGAGGAGTATCACCAGCGCTATCTCGAAAAGCGCGGCATGGTGAGCTGTCACATTTAG
- a CDS encoding pseudouridine synthase: MPKNTPTSKSKSSEHTDAPAGERLQKILAQAGIASRRKAEQLILEGRVQVNGQTVTELGTRADISRDHVRVDGKLLHGREQQHYYMLNKPRGYVTTLSDPENRPTVMDLMAKKKGPHGDYVRLYPVGRLDYLSEGLLLMTNDGDLANKLSKAAAGVEKTYLVKVAGVPSAEGIEQLRRGIMIDRGRLNEIRSGRRDRVITAPAKVEQVRGGDNPWYELTLTEGRNRQIRKMFEEIGHHVEKIRRIGYGALRLDVPPGEYRELTPGEVIALGRAARGQKVMPKQTPPEFSQLKKPVPPKSSKRRYPSSGRARRQS, from the coding sequence ATGCCGAAAAATACTCCCACCTCTAAATCAAAATCTTCAGAACATACGGATGCTCCCGCAGGCGAGCGTTTGCAAAAGATTCTTGCGCAGGCCGGTATCGCCAGTAGGCGTAAGGCGGAGCAGTTGATTCTGGAAGGCCGCGTCCAGGTGAACGGACAGACCGTCACCGAGCTCGGCACACGCGCCGATATCAGCCGAGATCACGTTCGGGTCGACGGCAAGCTGCTCCATGGACGCGAGCAGCAGCACTATTACATGCTCAACAAGCCGCGCGGGTATGTGACGACGCTCTCCGATCCGGAGAACCGCCCGACCGTCATGGATTTAATGGCAAAGAAGAAGGGTCCACATGGCGATTACGTTCGTCTATACCCAGTAGGCAGGTTGGACTATCTCTCCGAAGGTCTGTTGTTGATGACCAACGACGGAGATCTGGCCAATAAGCTGTCGAAGGCTGCCGCTGGAGTGGAAAAGACGTATCTGGTGAAGGTTGCCGGTGTGCCTTCTGCTGAAGGGATCGAGCAGCTGCGCCGTGGCATCATGATTGATCGCGGCCGGTTGAACGAAATTCGCAGCGGTCGCCGTGATCGTGTCATTACGGCTCCTGCGAAAGTCGAGCAGGTGCGCGGTGGCGATAATCCCTGGTACGAGCTGACGTTGACAGAGGGACGCAACCGGCAGATCCGCAAAATGTTTGAAGAGATCGGCCATCACGTCGAGAAGATTCGCCGTATCGGCTATGGTGCATTGCGACTCGATGTACCACCAGGAGAATATCGTGAACTGACTCCCGGCGAAGTGATTGCACTTGGACGTGCAGCCCGCGGACAGAAGGTGATGCCGAAGCAAACACCTCCGGAGTTCTCGCAGTTGAAGAAGCCTGTTCCACCGAAGTCATCCAAGCGCCGGTATCCGTCTTCTGGTCGAGCAAGACGCCAATCGTAA
- the scpB gene encoding SMC-Scp complex subunit ScpB has protein sequence MSLKAKIEAVIYASEEPVTLAQLIGLLGQEAQAELDQLAAAQQALALDSEMGDAAEADDEESLNAEALGEESPATADAVAETPEPIAPEAEKPEAAPEEDAEKKTARESKEEKEKARRLREYFRSLLDQLIADYAHGDRGLEIREVASGYRLATKPEYHDAVRGFVKSLKPPLKLSLQALETLAVVAYKQPITAPEVSEIRGVDSGGVLGSLMTRKLVTTAGRKQVIGRPILYKTTKDFLLRFGLKDINELPSIEEFEKMAGELAEQEEIPMEAGAPEQAEHHAPESAEELEPERHTHLAQADGSPDPVDDPLDDELPEDVMEEGPLAEENVVTVNSAESKE, from the coding sequence ATGAGTCTCAAAGCCAAGATCGAAGCCGTCATCTACGCCTCAGAAGAACCGGTAACCCTCGCGCAGCTGATAGGGCTGCTTGGACAAGAAGCACAGGCCGAGCTGGACCAGCTAGCGGCCGCGCAGCAGGCTCTTGCGCTCGATAGCGAAATGGGGGATGCTGCCGAGGCCGATGACGAGGAGTCTCTCAATGCAGAGGCGCTAGGCGAAGAATCGCCTGCAACCGCTGATGCTGTAGCGGAGACGCCAGAGCCCATTGCGCCTGAAGCAGAAAAGCCTGAGGCTGCTCCGGAAGAAGACGCAGAGAAGAAGACAGCTCGCGAGTCGAAGGAAGAGAAGGAGAAGGCTCGGCGTTTGCGCGAGTACTTCCGTTCGTTGCTCGATCAATTGATCGCCGACTACGCTCATGGCGATCGCGGGCTTGAGATTCGCGAAGTAGCAAGCGGCTACCGGCTGGCGACGAAGCCCGAGTATCACGATGCGGTGCGTGGCTTTGTGAAGTCGCTGAAGCCGCCGCTCAAGCTGTCGCTGCAGGCATTGGAGACGCTTGCGGTCGTGGCCTATAAGCAGCCCATTACGGCACCAGAGGTCTCGGAGATTCGCGGTGTGGATTCGGGCGGCGTTCTGGGCAGTCTGATGACCCGCAAGCTTGTCACCACGGCTGGCCGCAAGCAAGTGATTGGCAGGCCGATCCTCTACAAGACGACCAAGGACTTTCTGCTGCGCTTCGGACTGAAGGACATCAACGAACTGCCTTCGATCGAAGAGTTCGAGAAGATGGCTGGCGAGCTGGCCGAGCAGGAAGAGATTCCGATGGAGGCTGGCGCGCCGGAGCAGGCAGAGCATCATGCTCCCGAATCGGCTGAAGAGCTTGAGCCGGAGCGTCACACGCATCTGGCGCAAGCCGACGGAAGCCCCGATCCTGTGGATGATCCTCTGGATGACGAGTTGCCGGAGGATGTCATGGAAGAAGGTCCGCTCGCTGAAGAGAATGTGGTGACGGTCAACTCCGCTGAATCGAAGGAATAA
- a CDS encoding inorganic phosphate transporter: MATPATLPQGSLLDEKLKKSSPGKIGGVIFLILLLGGVFYIFNQLSSDLSTVHASSIFPYFLLGVALLIALGFEFVNGFHDTANAVATVIYTHSLEPHAAVVWSGLWNFIGVLTSSGAVAYSVITLLPVELILKVSKGSGFAMVFALLVAAILWNLATWWRGLPASSSHTMIGSIIGVGITNQILHGASGVSGVDWEQVTKVFKALFFSPLVGFAGAALLFFLFKLALRDPRLYEAPKGTEPPPFYIRALLVLTCTGVSFAHGSNDGQKGMGLIMLILVGTVPTAYALNHAVSTSQVQTFVAISQQTSGAISNYVDKNAVIADSGPELEHFVSTHQFQSGTMLALQQTINDIQNEVTRYGSLGKVPSEMQSNVRNQMYLVSETMRLLPKYGPKISDNDKKVFTNYKSFLDRSTKFIPTWVKVAVALALGLGTMVGWKRIVVTVGEKIGKTHLTYAQGASAELVAMCTILAADNFGLPVSTTHVLSSGIAGTMAANKSGLQMSTMRDIALAWVFTLPAAAVLSGVLYWLFNMLAK, encoded by the coding sequence ATGGCAACTCCCGCAACATTGCCCCAAGGCTCGCTCCTCGATGAAAAACTAAAGAAATCTTCCCCGGGAAAGATCGGCGGTGTGATCTTTCTTATTCTGCTGCTTGGCGGCGTTTTTTACATCTTCAATCAGTTATCCAGTGATCTTTCAACGGTTCACGCGTCATCGATCTTTCCGTACTTTTTGCTCGGTGTCGCCCTGTTGATTGCGCTTGGATTCGAGTTCGTGAATGGATTTCACGATACGGCCAACGCTGTCGCGACGGTAATTTATACCCACTCGCTTGAGCCGCATGCGGCCGTTGTCTGGTCAGGGCTTTGGAATTTTATCGGTGTGCTTACCAGCTCTGGAGCCGTTGCTTATTCGGTGATCACCCTGTTGCCGGTTGAGCTGATTCTTAAGGTCAGTAAAGGCTCAGGCTTTGCGATGGTCTTTGCGCTGCTGGTTGCTGCCATCCTGTGGAACCTGGCTACGTGGTGGCGCGGATTGCCGGCCTCGAGCTCGCACACGATGATCGGCTCGATCATTGGCGTTGGCATCACGAACCAGATTCTGCATGGTGCAAGTGGTGTAAGCGGTGTGGATTGGGAGCAGGTGACAAAGGTCTTCAAGGCGCTGTTCTTCTCTCCGTTGGTTGGATTTGCGGGAGCTGCGCTGCTGTTCTTCCTCTTCAAACTGGCACTCCGCGATCCCCGCCTGTATGAGGCTCCAAAAGGGACGGAACCGCCACCGTTCTACATCCGCGCGCTGCTGGTGTTGACCTGCACTGGTGTTAGTTTCGCGCATGGTTCGAACGACGGCCAGAAGGGCATGGGTTTAATCATGCTCATCCTTGTGGGTACGGTTCCTACGGCGTACGCGCTAAACCACGCCGTCAGCACATCGCAGGTGCAGACCTTTGTTGCGATCTCGCAGCAGACGTCTGGTGCGATCTCGAACTATGTCGACAAAAATGCCGTAATTGCTGATTCCGGGCCTGAGCTGGAGCACTTCGTCTCCACGCATCAGTTCCAGTCAGGAACCATGCTGGCGCTGCAGCAGACGATCAATGATATCCAGAACGAGGTAACTCGTTACGGTTCGCTGGGTAAGGTTCCCTCGGAGATGCAATCCAACGTTCGCAACCAAATGTATCTGGTGAGCGAGACGATGAGGCTGCTGCCAAAGTACGGGCCGAAGATCTCTGATAACGACAAAAAGGTATTTACCAACTACAAGAGCTTCCTTGATCGCTCGACCAAGTTCATCCCGACATGGGTGAAGGTGGCCGTGGCGCTGGCTCTTGGTCTGGGGACGATGGTGGGCTGGAAGCGTATCGTTGTCACGGTCGGCGAAAAGATCGGCAAGACGCACCTTACGTATGCACAGGGAGCGTCGGCTGAGCTGGTGGCGATGTGCACGATTCTGGCAGCGGATAACTTCGGCTTACCGGTCAGTACAACGCATGTGCTCTCTTCGGGTATAGCGGGCACAATGGCAGCTAACAAGAGCGGACTCCAGATGTCGACGATGCGCGATATCGCTCTGGCCTGGGTCTTCACCCTGCCGGCGGCGGCGGTGCTCTCGGGAGTGCTGTACTGGCTGTTCAATATGCTGGCGAAGTAA
- a CDS encoding PEP-CTERM sorting domain-containing protein has translation MRPLLRVVVLLFATLSLPLVAHADPLTYDFVTSNTPYGIITTSLPASPTPQAYTADFFKLKIPLIVDGDPMTIPVKFFTAAAGGGAKGHGVRERGPVLFTGPTSDPTFLTGTFNFDGFTLTIKPETPPIPEPSTLLLFATGAFACCWFLKRRVALQQ, from the coding sequence ATGCGTCCTCTGTTACGTGTTGTCGTACTACTGTTCGCGACTCTATCCCTTCCTCTAGTGGCTCATGCTGATCCGCTGACGTACGATTTCGTTACGTCGAATACACCTTACGGCATCATTACAACCTCGCTCCCCGCATCGCCCACGCCGCAGGCGTATACGGCAGACTTCTTCAAACTAAAGATCCCGCTTATCGTCGATGGTGATCCAATGACTATCCCGGTGAAGTTTTTTACGGCAGCCGCTGGCGGCGGAGCCAAAGGGCATGGGGTCCGCGAGAGAGGTCCGGTCTTGTTTACTGGTCCAACGTCTGACCCAACATTTCTGACGGGAACATTCAATTTTGATGGGTTTACTTTGACGATTAAGCCCGAAACTCCGCCGATTCCCGAGCCTTCAACCCTATTGCTGTTTGCAACAGGAGCTTTTGCATGTTGTTGGTTTCTCAAGAGACGTGTAGCTTTGCAGCAATAA
- a CDS encoding segregation and condensation protein A, whose protein sequence is MADETLHPESESRVDHASQPEQVSESTPVDANQEAFALKHPVPAPQPEPKRNAKDKDKEKEEASQSPFSVIVGQVYDGPLDLLLDLIRKQNIDIYDIPIARITQQFLEYTHKLQQTDVDAAGEFIYTASLLIHIKSKMLLPRDPSDVVGGEAEDPRRELVERLLEHERFKAAAQMLLQKQQIEEATWTNPGIREFREDAESEREIAADTVDLVRVFQDILDRMRKRPVLDVDEESVTVAQMINYVKQRLVMEDKPVSLRRLLHNTHTERALICMFLAMLELVRLQAVLLHQPVQQGDILIKKTDNFDQVFADQQQARDDWR, encoded by the coding sequence ATGGCAGACGAAACACTTCATCCCGAATCCGAATCGCGTGTGGATCATGCATCGCAGCCCGAGCAGGTATCCGAGTCGACGCCTGTGGATGCAAATCAGGAAGCCTTCGCGCTGAAGCATCCTGTGCCTGCGCCGCAGCCTGAGCCGAAGCGTAACGCCAAGGACAAAGATAAGGAAAAAGAGGAGGCGTCCCAGTCTCCCTTCTCGGTGATTGTGGGACAGGTCTATGATGGTCCGCTCGACCTGCTGCTCGATCTTATCCGCAAGCAGAACATCGATATCTACGACATTCCGATTGCTCGCATTACACAGCAGTTTCTCGAATACACACATAAGCTGCAGCAGACCGACGTTGATGCAGCGGGTGAATTCATCTATACGGCTTCACTGCTGATCCACATCAAGTCGAAAATGCTGTTGCCCCGTGATCCGAGCGATGTTGTAGGAGGCGAGGCAGAAGATCCACGTCGCGAACTCGTCGAACGGCTGCTCGAGCACGAGCGCTTCAAAGCTGCAGCGCAGATGCTGCTGCAGAAGCAGCAGATTGAAGAGGCCACGTGGACGAATCCGGGGATTCGCGAGTTCCGCGAGGATGCCGAGTCAGAGCGCGAAATCGCCGCAGATACGGTAGACCTGGTGCGTGTGTTTCAGGACATCCTCGACCGCATGCGTAAACGTCCGGTACTGGATGTCGATGAGGAATCGGTCACGGTCGCGCAGATGATTAACTACGTGAAGCAGCGCCTGGTGATGGAAGACAAGCCGGTATCACTCCGCCGTCTTCTGCACAACACGCATACGGAGCGCGCTCTGATCTGCATGTTCCTCGCGATGCTGGAGTTGGTAAGGTTGCAGGCTGTGTTGCTGCATCAACCTGTTCAGCAAGGAGACATCCTGATCAAGAAGACAGACAATTTCGATCAGGTTTTTGCCGATCAGCAACAGGCTCGCGACGATTGGCGCTAA
- the trpS gene encoding tryptophan--tRNA ligase translates to MTDNSVTTSRPRVLSGMRPTGKLHLGNYMGALYNWVKLQHQYECYFFIADWHALTTGYADTSRLAKDTLEVAIDFLAAGLDPNLSTIFVQSQVPQHAELHLLLSMITPLSWLERVPTYKDQQEQLKEKDLATYGFLGYPLLQSADILLYQPSFVPVGQDQEAHVELTREVARRFNQFYPGDFFLSPEARPWELPAIEEKARKLADDKNKTTFTAHELFSAAQQTKKLTGFGRVEVLPEPKVLLTPSPKLPGTDGRKMSKSYKNTIELSDSESSIRSKLKTMVTDPARVRREDPGNPDVCPVFDLHKVFSTPETQQKVREGCTTAGIGCIECKGWVADAIVREIAPIAERRRYFESHLDEVKSILQDGNRKAAARAALTMNEVNRAVGLQ, encoded by the coding sequence ATGACAGATAACTCCGTTACCACATCACGTCCGCGCGTCCTCAGCGGCATGCGTCCCACCGGCAAGTTGCACCTCGGCAACTATATGGGCGCGCTCTACAACTGGGTGAAGCTGCAGCACCAATATGAGTGTTATTTCTTCATCGCCGACTGGCATGCGCTGACGACGGGTTACGCTGACACATCGAGGCTGGCGAAGGACACACTGGAAGTGGCAATCGATTTTCTCGCCGCTGGTCTCGACCCCAATCTGTCGACGATCTTCGTGCAGTCTCAGGTTCCTCAGCACGCTGAGCTTCACCTTTTACTGAGCATGATTACGCCGCTGAGCTGGCTGGAACGAGTTCCGACCTACAAGGACCAGCAGGAGCAGCTCAAAGAGAAGGACCTCGCCACGTACGGATTTCTCGGGTATCCGTTATTACAGTCCGCCGACATCCTTCTTTATCAGCCCAGTTTTGTTCCCGTGGGACAAGACCAGGAGGCGCATGTCGAGCTTACCCGCGAGGTCGCTCGCCGCTTTAATCAGTTCTATCCCGGCGATTTCTTCCTGAGTCCTGAAGCAAGACCCTGGGAGCTTCCGGCGATTGAAGAGAAGGCGCGAAAACTTGCCGACGATAAGAACAAGACCACGTTCACCGCGCACGAATTGTTTTCCGCAGCGCAACAGACCAAGAAGCTCACAGGCTTCGGACGTGTCGAGGTATTGCCCGAGCCGAAGGTGTTGCTGACGCCGTCGCCAAAACTGCCAGGCACCGACGGCCGCAAAATGTCCAAAAGCTACAAAAATACGATTGAGCTTTCCGACTCCGAATCGTCGATACGCTCCAAGCTGAAGACGATGGTGACCGATCCTGCGCGTGTGCGCCGCGAAGATCCGGGCAATCCCGACGTATGCCCTGTCTTCGATTTACATAAAGTTTTTTCTACGCCCGAAACGCAGCAGAAGGTTCGCGAGGGATGTACGACCGCAGGCATAGGCTGCATCGAATGCAAAGGATGGGTAGCAGATGCTATCGTCCGGGAGATCGCACCTATTGCGGAGCGGCGCAGATACTTTGAATCGCACCTCGATGAGGTAAAGAGCATTCTTCAGGACGGCAATCGGAAGGCCGCAGCAAGAGCAGCGCTCACCATGAACGAGGTCAACCGGGCAGTGGGGCTTCAGTAA
- a CDS encoding site-2 protease family protein encodes MNQEVVLILMQVLALIMAFSVHECAHAWTAWRLGDPTARMLGRVTLNPMKHLDPFGSVLMPLVALVYHWPLLGWAKPTPVTPRNFKNYRRDDILVTIAGPISNLLLATLALILLLIIKHVVPGGAVSVFTAMALAMHMPVSTENLPALFPLALLLYFIILINLLLFVFNLVPFPPLDGSRILRHFLPYSALQVYDRMGVFALWIFMLVAGGFIFRIFLGPLLSIFDNLLAVL; translated from the coding sequence ATGAATCAGGAAGTCGTTCTCATCCTCATGCAGGTTCTGGCGCTGATCATGGCTTTCAGCGTGCACGAGTGCGCTCACGCCTGGACAGCATGGCGGCTGGGAGATCCGACAGCCCGCATGTTGGGCCGCGTAACGTTGAATCCCATGAAGCATCTCGATCCGTTCGGTTCGGTGCTGATGCCGCTGGTCGCGCTCGTCTACCATTGGCCGCTGCTTGGCTGGGCCAAACCAACGCCGGTGACGCCGCGCAACTTCAAGAACTATCGCCGCGACGACATCCTGGTGACGATTGCCGGACCCATCAGCAATCTGCTGCTGGCTACGCTGGCCCTGATCCTGCTGCTGATCATCAAGCATGTCGTGCCAGGAGGAGCCGTATCTGTATTTACGGCGATGGCTCTCGCCATGCACATGCCGGTCTCGACCGAGAATCTTCCGGCGTTGTTCCCGCTGGCGCTGCTGCTGTATTTCATCATCCTGATCAACCTGCTGCTGTTCGTCTTCAACCTCGTGCCGTTTCCTCCGCTTGACGGAAGTCGTATTCTGCGCCACTTTTTGCCGTATAGCGCGCTGCAGGTCTATGACCGCATGGGCGTCTTTGCCCTGTGGATATTTATGTTGGTTGCGGGTGGCTTCATCTTCCGCATCTTTCTGGGGCCGCTCCTCTCCATCTTCGATAACCTCCTGGCGGTGCTCTAA
- a CDS encoding acyltransferase — protein MPEYKYRELKPTPEAEAIYRRWLANLNEEFTRHQSADRRSDIVRDELYQIYLGKQHGGRMNALLTSELATNVLTESFDPRNITLEPEYYGDIDPEKYAVRKPLIWFWQMFDRSPLGLNHWLGFKFRCMLGKHIFKHMGKGVKIFHNVEFTFGYNLTIEDNCTIHKNVMLDDRGEIILHEGSSVSDYANIYSHTHNINVQADVTNKPTEIGPRARITYHATVLAGANVGENAMLGAFGLATKPVPAGTVSVGIPAKAKMQKTDQDPAGN, from the coding sequence ATGCCCGAGTACAAATATCGCGAACTGAAGCCGACTCCCGAGGCCGAGGCAATCTACCGCCGCTGGCTCGCCAACCTCAACGAGGAGTTCACGCGGCACCAGTCAGCCGACCGCCGCTCCGACATCGTGCGCGATGAGCTGTACCAGATCTATCTCGGTAAACAGCACGGTGGCCGCATGAATGCATTGCTGACAAGCGAGCTTGCGACCAACGTGCTGACCGAGTCCTTCGATCCGCGCAACATCACGCTGGAGCCGGAATACTACGGCGACATCGATCCTGAAAAGTATGCCGTTCGCAAGCCGCTGATCTGGTTCTGGCAGATGTTCGACCGCTCGCCGCTGGGGCTGAACCACTGGCTTGGCTTCAAGTTCCGCTGCATGCTGGGGAAACACATCTTCAAGCACATGGGCAAAGGCGTGAAGATCTTTCACAACGTCGAGTTCACCTTCGGCTACAACCTGACGATCGAAGACAACTGCACCATCCACAAGAACGTCATGCTCGACGACCGCGGCGAGATCATCCTGCACGAAGGTTCCAGCGTCTCCGATTACGCCAACATCTATTCGCACACGCACAACATCAACGTGCAGGCCGATGTCACCAATAAGCCCACGGAGATCGGTCCCCGCGCCCGCATCACCTACCACGCAACGGTGCTTGCCGGCGCGAACGTGGGCGAAAACGCCATGCTGGGTGCGTTTGGGCTGGCAACGAAGCCTGTGCCGGCGGGAACCGTCTCCGTTGGTATCCCCGCCAAGGCAAAGATGCAGAAAACCGACCAGGATCCGGCAGGGAACTGA
- a CDS encoding SIMPL domain-containing protein: MNKFRSGVFVAALAALTSTCIAQTIQVNRDNRTIAITATDKVTLMADQATLHIGFIAYGPDSNTAYASGSRTSNAIVKALVAAGVPNDAIQSENQQLAPVQNYQLDKLTEAQKAQRQFQVTQSWTVKTAANDAAKLLDVAVKAGANQSGSIDWSMKDENTPDAEAAAKALKRARAQAEQMAASLNAKLGSLLYASNEVQPSGPRPVMYAKAAAPMAMDRVEPLAINPREIERSATVYAVFAIE, from the coding sequence ATGAATAAATTTCGGTCCGGAGTTTTCGTCGCAGCGCTTGCAGCGCTGACTTCAACATGCATCGCGCAGACGATCCAGGTCAACCGGGACAATCGCACGATTGCAATCACGGCGACCGACAAGGTCACGCTGATGGCCGATCAGGCAACCCTGCACATCGGCTTCATCGCTTACGGTCCGGACTCGAATACTGCTTACGCCAGCGGTTCTCGCACCTCGAACGCCATCGTCAAGGCGCTCGTCGCGGCGGGCGTTCCCAACGACGCAATCCAGAGCGAGAACCAGCAGCTTGCGCCTGTGCAGAACTACCAGCTCGACAAATTGACCGAGGCGCAGAAGGCGCAGCGTCAGTTCCAGGTAACGCAGAGCTGGACCGTGAAGACGGCAGCGAATGATGCCGCGAAGCTACTCGACGTTGCCGTGAAGGCCGGAGCCAACCAGTCAGGCTCGATCGACTGGAGCATGAAGGACGAGAACACGCCCGACGCCGAAGCCGCCGCCAAGGCCCTGAAGCGGGCTCGCGCGCAGGCCGAGCAGATGGCTGCAAGCCTGAACGCCAAACTGGGCTCGCTGCTGTACGCAAGCAACGAGGTACAGCCTTCCGGCCCGCGCCCGGTGATGTACGCCAAGGCAGCAGCTCCTATGGCAATGGACAGGGTCGAGCCGCTGGCCATCAACCCGCGTGAGATCGAACGCTCAGCAACCGTCTACGCTGTCTTTGCGATTGAGTAA